Proteins encoded together in one Streptomyces sp. B1I3 window:
- a CDS encoding DUF3499 domain-containing protein codes for MSQSRRSPLKSAVPSNIVSPVRRCSRTACGRPAVATLTYVYADSTAVLGPLATYAEPHCYDLCAEHGERLTAPRGWEVVRLSDPSGPTHPSGDDLEALANAVREAARPRERAPETGGRGPRTADPVEVARRGHLRVLRSPDS; via the coding sequence CTGAGCCAGAGTCGTCGCAGCCCGCTCAAGAGTGCGGTACCGTCCAACATCGTGAGCCCTGTACGTCGCTGTTCGCGAACCGCGTGCGGCCGTCCCGCCGTCGCGACACTGACGTACGTCTATGCCGACTCGACCGCGGTCCTCGGCCCGCTCGCCACCTATGCCGAGCCCCACTGCTACGACCTCTGTGCCGAGCACGGGGAGCGGCTCACCGCGCCGCGCGGCTGGGAAGTCGTCCGGCTCTCCGACCCCTCCGGGCCCACCCACCCCAGCGGTGACGACCTGGAAGCGCTTGCCAACGCCGTGAGGGAAGCGGCCAGGCCCCGTGAACGGGCGCCCGAAACGGGCGGCCGGGGGCCGCGTACCGCGGATCCGGTCGAGGTCGCGCGCCGCGGCCACCTCCGGGTGCTGCGCTCCCCGGACTCCTGA
- a CDS encoding phosphomannomutase/phosphoglucomutase: MVADLSQLVKAYDVRGVVPDQWDESLAELFGAAFVQVTDADAIVIGHDMRPSSPGLAQAFARGATARGADATLIGLCSTDQLYYASGALDLPGAMFTASHNPARYNGIKMCRAGAAPVGQDTGLTTIRSLVEEWSEHGAPATTTTTPGTITERDTLADYAAHLLGLVDLSGIRPLKVVVDAGNGMGGHTVPTVFAGLPLELVPMYFELDGTFPNHEANPLDPGNIVDLQARVLAEGADLGLAFDGDADRCFVVDERGEGVSPSAITALVAARELARNGGTGTVIHNLITSWSVPEVVREHGGKPVRTRVGHSFIKAEMAEHGAIFGGEHSAHYYFRDFWNADTGMLAALHVLAALGGQEGPLSGLVDRYDRYAGSGEINSTVADQADRLAAIRAAYGNRDDVSLDELDGLTVTSTDWWFNLRASNTEPLLRLNVEARDGKTMAAVRDEVLALVRA; this comes from the coding sequence GTGGTTGCTGACCTGTCGCAGCTCGTGAAGGCGTACGACGTGCGCGGAGTGGTGCCCGACCAGTGGGACGAGTCGCTGGCCGAACTGTTCGGCGCCGCCTTCGTCCAGGTCACGGACGCGGACGCCATCGTCATCGGTCACGACATGCGGCCCTCCTCGCCCGGCCTGGCCCAGGCCTTCGCCCGCGGTGCGACGGCACGCGGGGCCGACGCCACCCTCATCGGGCTCTGCTCGACCGACCAGCTGTACTACGCCTCGGGGGCGCTGGACCTGCCGGGAGCGATGTTCACGGCCTCGCACAATCCGGCGCGGTACAACGGCATCAAGATGTGCCGCGCGGGAGCCGCGCCCGTCGGCCAGGACACCGGCCTGACCACGATCCGCTCCCTCGTCGAGGAGTGGTCGGAGCACGGCGCCCCCGCGACGACCACCACCACCCCGGGCACGATCACCGAGCGCGACACCCTCGCCGACTACGCCGCACATCTGCTGGGCCTCGTCGACCTCTCCGGGATCCGCCCGCTCAAGGTCGTCGTGGACGCGGGCAACGGCATGGGCGGCCACACCGTCCCGACCGTCTTCGCCGGCCTCCCCCTCGAACTCGTCCCGATGTACTTCGAACTGGACGGCACCTTCCCGAACCACGAGGCCAATCCGCTCGACCCCGGCAACATCGTCGACCTCCAGGCCCGCGTCCTCGCCGAGGGCGCCGACCTCGGCCTCGCCTTCGACGGTGACGCCGACCGCTGCTTCGTCGTCGACGAGCGCGGTGAGGGCGTCTCCCCGTCCGCGATCACCGCCCTGGTCGCCGCTCGGGAGCTCGCCCGCAACGGCGGCACGGGCACGGTCATCCACAACCTGATCACCTCCTGGTCGGTCCCCGAAGTCGTCCGCGAGCACGGCGGCAAGCCCGTCCGCACGCGCGTCGGCCACTCCTTCATCAAGGCGGAGATGGCCGAACACGGGGCGATCTTCGGCGGCGAGCACTCCGCCCACTACTACTTCCGCGACTTCTGGAACGCCGACACGGGCATGCTGGCCGCCCTCCACGTGCTGGCCGCGCTCGGTGGACAGGAGGGCCCCCTCTCCGGGCTCGTCGACCGCTACGACCGCTACGCGGGCTCCGGCGAGATCAACTCCACCGTCGCCGACCAGGCGGACCGGCTCGCGGCGATCAGGGCGGCGTACGGGAACCGCGACGACGTGTCCCTCGACGAACTCGACGGACTCACCGTGACGAGCACCGACTGGTGGTTCAACCTCCGCGCCTCGAACACGGAGCCGCTGCTGCGCCTGAACGTCGAGGCCCGTGACGGGAAGACGATGGCGGCGGTACGCGACGAGGTCCTGGCCCTGGTCCGCGCCTGA
- a CDS encoding Trm112 family protein: MPLEAGLLDILACPACHAALDDRSAADDPELVCTGTDCGLAYPVRDGIPVLLVDEARRPA, encoded by the coding sequence ATGCCGCTCGAAGCCGGCCTCCTGGACATCCTCGCCTGCCCGGCCTGCCACGCCGCGCTCGACGACCGGTCCGCAGCCGACGACCCCGAGCTGGTCTGCACCGGCACGGACTGCGGCTTGGCCTACCCCGTGCGGGACGGCATCCCGGTGCTGCTCGTCGACGAGGCCCGCCGCCCCGCCTAA
- a CDS encoding SIS domain-containing protein: MLDESLLDAPEALARADRRGLLRGAAEAGARVRTAARHASEAGIEGLAPEGRPRAVLVAGPGTAARGVADLIGALAGAAAPVTQIRPTGVAAAAGALRWALPGWAGSVDLLLIATADGSEPGLALLAEQAYRRGCTVVAVAPVRSPLREAVDGVHGLVVPMAAAPHGEYDAETSAAGPGTLWALLTPLLALLDRLGLVDAPADGLQKVADRLDRTAERCGPAIATYGNPAKTLAAELADSLPLVWTEGETAGPVGRRFAAVLAELAGRPALVAELPEALPSHGALLAGAFAAGADPDDFFRDRVDEPEAMRARVVLLRDRPTGGLTAAPAARELALGHETAISEIEPEDGSALEALAELLAITDFAAVYLSLASDNRV, from the coding sequence ATGCTCGACGAGTCGTTGCTCGACGCCCCGGAAGCTCTGGCCCGAGCCGACCGGCGCGGTCTGCTCCGCGGCGCGGCCGAGGCCGGCGCCCGGGTCCGCACCGCCGCCCGGCACGCCTCGGAAGCGGGCATCGAGGGCCTGGCTCCCGAAGGACGGCCGCGGGCCGTCCTCGTCGCGGGCCCCGGTACCGCCGCGCGTGGCGTCGCCGACCTGATCGGCGCACTCGCGGGCGCCGCCGCACCCGTCACCCAGATCCGTCCCACCGGGGTCGCCGCGGCAGCCGGGGCCCTGCGCTGGGCGCTGCCGGGGTGGGCGGGATCGGTGGACCTGCTGCTCATCGCCACGGCGGACGGTTCGGAGCCCGGCCTCGCCCTTCTCGCCGAGCAGGCGTACCGCCGCGGCTGCACGGTCGTGGCCGTCGCGCCCGTCCGGTCGCCGCTGCGCGAGGCCGTCGACGGAGTCCACGGCCTCGTCGTGCCGATGGCCGCAGCCCCGCACGGGGAGTACGACGCCGAGACCTCCGCCGCCGGCCCGGGGACTCTCTGGGCGCTGCTCACCCCGCTGCTGGCCCTGCTGGACCGGCTGGGCCTGGTCGACGCGCCCGCCGACGGTCTCCAGAAGGTCGCCGATCGCCTCGACCGCACGGCCGAACGCTGTGGCCCGGCCATCGCCACGTACGGCAACCCGGCCAAGACCCTGGCCGCGGAACTGGCCGACAGCCTGCCGCTCGTCTGGACGGAGGGCGAGACCGCAGGTCCGGTCGGACGCCGCTTCGCCGCCGTGCTGGCCGAGCTCGCCGGCCGCCCGGCCCTCGTGGCCGAGCTCCCCGAGGCGCTGCCCTCGCACGGGGCGCTGCTCGCCGGAGCGTTCGCGGCAGGGGCCGACCCGGACGACTTCTTCCGCGACCGGGTGGACGAACCCGAAGCGATGCGGGCGCGCGTCGTCCTGCTCCGTGACCGGCCCACCGGCGGTCTCACCGCGGCGCCCGCGGCACGGGAACTGGCTCTCGGCCACGAGACGGCGATCAGCGAGATCGAGCCCGAGGACGGCAGCGCACTCGAAGCCCTCGCCGAGCTCCTCGCGATCACCGACTTCGCCGCCGTCTATCTCTCCCTCGCCTCCGACAACCGGGTGTGA
- the manA gene encoding mannose-6-phosphate isomerase, class I, which yields MDRLSNTVRPYAWGSTTAIPELLGTAPTGEPQAEMWMGAHPGAPSRLTRPAGDGVEQALDDVIAADPERELGAAAVRAFGPRLPFLLKLLAAGAPLSLQVHPDLAQAQEGYEDEERRGVPIDAPQRTYKDANHKPELICALTPFDGLCGFRRPAEAAELMEALGVDSLKPYVDLLRARPEEAALREVLTAVLTADPAEMAGTVGEAAEAAGRLGGTHAPYAQIAHHYPGDPGVIAAMLLNYVQLQPGEAMFLGAGVPHAYLGGLGVEIMANSDNVLRCGLTPKHVDVAELLRIVRFEPTEPGVLRPEAAPSGEELYETPVDEFRLSRHVLTAGGAPVDLTAVTPQILLCTAGAPLVGELTLAAGESVFVPAEEKVEVSGTGTLFRATVVV from the coding sequence ATGGACCGGCTCTCCAACACCGTGCGCCCCTACGCCTGGGGCTCCACCACGGCCATCCCCGAGCTGCTCGGCACGGCCCCCACGGGCGAACCGCAGGCCGAGATGTGGATGGGAGCCCACCCGGGAGCCCCCTCGCGTCTCACCCGTCCCGCGGGTGACGGTGTGGAACAGGCCCTCGACGACGTCATCGCGGCCGACCCCGAACGCGAACTGGGCGCGGCAGCCGTGCGCGCCTTCGGCCCCCGCCTCCCCTTCCTGCTCAAGCTGCTCGCGGCGGGCGCCCCTCTCTCCCTGCAGGTCCACCCGGACCTCGCGCAGGCGCAGGAGGGGTACGAGGACGAGGAGCGCCGGGGCGTTCCGATCGACGCGCCGCAGCGCACGTACAAGGACGCCAACCACAAGCCCGAGCTGATCTGCGCCCTCACGCCCTTCGACGGACTCTGCGGCTTCCGCAGGCCGGCCGAGGCCGCGGAGCTGATGGAGGCACTCGGCGTCGACTCACTGAAGCCGTACGTCGACCTGCTCCGCGCCCGCCCCGAGGAGGCGGCCCTGCGTGAAGTCCTGACGGCGGTCCTCACGGCGGACCCCGCCGAGATGGCCGGCACGGTCGGCGAGGCGGCCGAGGCCGCCGGACGGCTCGGTGGTACCCACGCCCCGTACGCGCAGATCGCCCACCACTACCCCGGCGACCCGGGTGTCATCGCGGCCATGCTGCTCAACTACGTACAGCTGCAGCCCGGCGAGGCCATGTTCCTCGGGGCCGGTGTGCCCCACGCCTACCTGGGAGGCCTCGGAGTCGAGATCATGGCGAACTCCGACAACGTGCTGCGCTGTGGACTGACCCCCAAGCACGTCGACGTCGCTGAACTGCTGCGCATCGTCCGTTTCGAGCCCACCGAGCCGGGTGTGCTGCGACCGGAGGCGGCGCCCTCCGGAGAGGAGCTCTACGAGACGCCGGTCGACGAGTTCCGGCTCTCGCGCCACGTCCTCACCGCCGGCGGAGCACCCGTCGACCTGACGGCGGTCACTCCGCAGATCCTGCTCTGCACGGCGGGCGCCCCCCTGGTGGGCGAGTTGACTCTCGCGGCCGGTGAATCGGTGTTCGTCCCGGCGGAAGAAAAGGTCGAAGTGTCCGGTACGGGAACCTTGTTCCGGGCCACCGTGGTGGTCTGA
- a CDS encoding cation diffusion facilitator family transporter: MSASGGTRAIVAALAANLAIAVAKFVAFLFSGSSSMLAESVHSLADSGNQGLLLLGGKKAQREATPQHPFGYGRERYIYAFLVSIVLFSVGGMFAVYEGYEKIKHPHEIEAWYWPVGVLVFAIIAEGFSFRTAIAESNVTRGTLSWTQFVRRAKAPELPVVLLEDLGALIGLILALGGVGLALGTGNGVWDGIGTLCIGILLIVIAIVLAAETKSLLLGEAAGIEDVEKIRTAVVDGDTVTRIIHMRTLHLGPEELLVAAKIAVRAEESAAEVAEAINAAETRIRTAVPIARVIYLEPDIYDEAAAAAGADPDKAPGGPVPADPSGPSSPSAPTGSGH, encoded by the coding sequence ATGAGCGCGTCAGGCGGAACCAGGGCGATCGTGGCGGCACTCGCCGCCAATCTCGCGATCGCGGTGGCCAAATTCGTGGCGTTCCTGTTCAGCGGCTCGTCGTCGATGCTCGCGGAAAGCGTCCACTCACTGGCGGACTCGGGCAACCAGGGGCTCCTGCTGCTCGGCGGCAAGAAGGCCCAGCGCGAGGCGACGCCCCAGCACCCCTTCGGTTACGGGCGCGAGCGGTACATCTACGCCTTCCTCGTCTCCATCGTGCTGTTCTCGGTCGGCGGCATGTTCGCGGTCTACGAGGGGTACGAGAAGATCAAGCACCCGCACGAGATCGAGGCCTGGTACTGGCCGGTCGGTGTGCTGGTCTTCGCGATCATCGCGGAGGGTTTCTCCTTCCGTACGGCCATCGCCGAGTCCAACGTCACCCGCGGGACGCTGTCCTGGACGCAGTTCGTCCGCCGCGCCAAGGCCCCCGAGCTTCCCGTCGTCCTCCTCGAGGATCTCGGAGCGCTCATCGGCCTGATCCTGGCCCTCGGCGGCGTGGGCCTGGCGCTGGGCACCGGAAACGGCGTGTGGGACGGCATCGGCACCCTGTGCATCGGCATCCTGCTGATCGTGATCGCGATCGTTCTCGCCGCGGAGACGAAGTCGCTGCTGCTCGGTGAGGCGGCCGGCATCGAGGACGTGGAGAAGATCAGGACCGCTGTGGTCGACGGGGACACCGTCACCCGCATCATCCACATGCGTACGCTCCACCTCGGCCCTGAAGAACTGCTCGTGGCGGCCAAGATCGCGGTGCGGGCCGAGGAGTCCGCCGCCGAGGTGGCCGAGGCGATCAACGCAGCGGAGACGCGCATCCGGACGGCTGTCCCGATCGCCCGGGTCATCTACCTCGAGCCCGACATCTACGACGAGGCGGCCGCTGCCGCGGGCGCCGACCCGGACAAGGCCCCCGGCGGGCCGGTCCCGGCCGACCCGAGCGGGCCGTCCTCTCCCTCCGCACCGACCGGATCCGGCCACTGA
- the ahcY gene encoding adenosylhomocysteinase: MTTAANRQDFKVADLSLAAFGRKEITLAEHEMPGLMSIRKEYAATQPLAGARITGSLHMTVQTAVLIETLVALGAEVRWASCNIFSTQDHAAAAIAVGPNGTPEAPAGVPVFAWKGESLEEYWWCTEQALTWPNTPTGGPNMILDDGGDATLLVHKGVEFEKAGSAPDPSTADSEEYAHILTLLNRTLGESPQKWTQLASEIRGVTEETTTGVHRLYEMHRDGTLLFPAINVNDAVTKSKFDNKYGCRHSLIDGINRATDVLIGGKTAVVCGYGDVGKGCAESLRGQGARVIITEIDPICALQAAMDGYQVATLDDVVETADIFITTTGNKDIIMAGDMARMKHQAIVGNIGHFDNEIDMAGLAKIDGIVKDEVKPQVHTWTFSDGKVLIVLSEGRLLNLGNATGHPSFVMSNSFADQTLAQIELFTKPEAYPTDVYVLPKHLDEKVARLHLDALGVKLTTLRPEQAEYIGVSVDGPYKSDLYRY, translated from the coding sequence ATGACGACGGCCGCCAACCGCCAGGACTTCAAGGTCGCCGACCTCTCCCTTGCCGCCTTCGGGCGCAAGGAGATCACCCTCGCCGAGCACGAGATGCCCGGCCTGATGTCGATCCGCAAGGAATACGCCGCCACGCAGCCGCTGGCAGGTGCCCGCATCACCGGTTCGCTGCACATGACGGTGCAGACCGCCGTGCTCATCGAGACCCTCGTCGCCCTGGGCGCGGAGGTCCGCTGGGCCTCCTGCAACATCTTCTCCACCCAGGACCACGCCGCGGCCGCCATCGCTGTCGGCCCGAACGGCACCCCCGAGGCTCCCGCCGGAGTCCCGGTCTTCGCCTGGAAGGGTGAGTCCCTGGAGGAGTACTGGTGGTGCACGGAACAGGCGCTGACCTGGCCCAACACCCCCACCGGCGGCCCGAACATGATCCTGGACGACGGTGGCGACGCCACCCTCCTCGTCCACAAGGGTGTCGAGTTCGAGAAGGCCGGCTCGGCGCCGGACCCGTCGACCGCGGACAGCGAGGAGTACGCCCACATCCTCACGCTGCTCAACCGCACCCTCGGTGAGTCCCCGCAGAAGTGGACCCAGCTGGCGTCCGAGATCCGCGGGGTGACCGAGGAGACGACGACCGGTGTGCACCGGCTGTACGAGATGCACCGCGACGGCACCCTCCTCTTCCCGGCGATCAACGTCAACGACGCGGTCACCAAGTCGAAGTTCGACAACAAGTACGGCTGCCGCCACTCGCTGATCGACGGCATCAACCGCGCCACCGACGTCCTGATCGGCGGCAAGACCGCCGTCGTCTGCGGCTACGGCGACGTGGGCAAGGGCTGTGCGGAGTCCCTGCGCGGCCAGGGCGCCCGGGTGATCATCACGGAGATCGACCCCATCTGCGCCCTGCAGGCCGCGATGGACGGATACCAGGTCGCCACCCTCGACGACGTCGTGGAGACCGCGGACATCTTCATCACGACGACGGGCAACAAGGACATCATCATGGCCGGTGACATGGCCCGGATGAAGCACCAGGCCATCGTCGGCAACATCGGCCACTTCGACAACGAGATCGACATGGCCGGCCTGGCCAAGATCGACGGCATCGTCAAGGACGAGGTCAAGCCCCAGGTCCACACCTGGACGTTCTCCGACGGCAAGGTCCTGATCGTGCTGTCCGAGGGCCGCCTGCTGAACCTCGGCAACGCCACGGGTCACCCCTCGTTCGTCATGTCCAACTCGTTCGCGGACCAGACGCTGGCCCAGATCGAGCTGTTCACCAAGCCCGAGGCGTACCCCACCGACGTCTACGTGCTGCCGAAGCACCTGGACGAGAAGGTCGCCCGTCTCCACCTCGACGCGCTGGGCGTGAAGCTCACGACCCTGCGCCCCGAGCAGGCCGAGTACATCGGTGTCTCCGTGGACGGCCCGTACAAGTCCGACCTCTACCGCTACTGA
- a CDS encoding RDD family protein, which yields MNELVTGDAVVLGLQPARLPSRALAIAIDLAVVVTAFVLVSIGTALATVALDEAASAAIAVATFLLVLVGGPIAVETLSHGRSLGKLACGLRVVRDDGGPIRFRHSLVRGSMGVVEILGTLGVVACVSSLVSARGRRLGDVFAGTLVVRERVPSGRAAAVPPPPPWLVGRFAQLDLSGVPDALWLAIRQYLTRMHQLEAGVGRSMAERLAADLAARTGAPVPQGVPAPAYLAAVVNERQARDVRRVVAAAGRGAPAPGRTGQPHGTQAGTGPWAAPAGFPPGPAMAFSPTTTATAAPGPTGPVPGPPATAPNGAVAGAPEGSVTTGTGFAPPA from the coding sequence ATGAATGAGCTCGTGACCGGGGACGCGGTCGTACTGGGGTTGCAGCCGGCGAGGCTGCCGAGCCGGGCGTTGGCGATCGCCATCGATCTCGCGGTGGTCGTGACGGCGTTCGTCCTCGTGTCGATCGGTACGGCGCTGGCGACCGTGGCGCTCGACGAGGCGGCGAGTGCCGCGATCGCGGTCGCCACCTTCCTCCTGGTGCTCGTGGGCGGGCCGATCGCGGTCGAGACACTCAGCCACGGTCGTTCGCTGGGCAAGTTGGCCTGCGGACTGCGCGTGGTGCGGGACGACGGCGGTCCGATCCGGTTCCGGCACTCGCTCGTCCGCGGGTCGATGGGCGTGGTCGAGATCCTGGGGACGCTCGGCGTCGTGGCCTGTGTCTCCTCCCTGGTCTCGGCCCGTGGGCGGCGGCTCGGTGACGTGTTCGCCGGGACGCTCGTCGTACGTGAGCGCGTGCCGTCCGGGCGGGCCGCCGCCGTGCCCCCTCCCCCGCCGTGGCTCGTGGGCCGTTTCGCGCAGCTGGACCTGTCGGGTGTCCCGGACGCTCTCTGGCTGGCGATACGGCAGTACCTCACGCGGATGCACCAGCTCGAGGCCGGAGTGGGCCGGTCGATGGCCGAGCGGCTGGCCGCCGATCTCGCCGCCCGTACGGGGGCTCCGGTGCCGCAGGGGGTGCCGGCGCCCGCGTATCTGGCGGCCGTGGTGAACGAGCGGCAGGCGCGGGATGTCAGGCGCGTGGTCGCTGCCGCCGGCCGCGGTGCCCCGGCACCGGGCCGCACCGGTCAGCCCCACGGAACGCAGGCGGGAACCGGGCCCTGGGCCGCGCCCGCGGGATTCCCGCCGGGACCGGCCATGGCTTTTTCCCCCACCACGACGGCCACCGCGGCGCCCGGGCCGACAGGACCGGTGCCCGGGCCGCCCGCCACCGCGCCGAACGGCGCGGTGGCGGGCGCGCCGGAGGGCTCGGTCACGACCGGGACCGGCTTCGCCCCGCCCGCCTAG
- a CDS encoding stage II sporulation protein M: MDLDVFVTTHRTEWDRLDHLLRRGRSLTGAEADELVDLYQRTATHLSLLRSSAPDPSLTARLTQLVARARSTVTGTRRASWRDVARFLTAGFPAAVYRSRHWWVPTAVLSTLLAAVIGWWIGTHPEVQAAIGAPEDLRSLTRPGGEYETYYSSHPAASFAAQVWTNNAQAAAMCLVLGAFLCVPVVWILFVNVLNLGVGIGLMSSAGRLDTFLGLVLPHGLLELTAVFVAAGTGLRLGWTVVDPGPRTRRAALAQQGRAAIGMAIGLALVLFVSGVIEGFVTPSGLPTWGRITIGVVAELVFLAYVYVLGGRAARAGETGDVDAAEQSAELPSAA; this comes from the coding sequence ATGGACCTCGACGTCTTCGTGACCACCCACCGCACCGAGTGGGACCGCCTCGACCACCTCCTGCGCCGCGGCCGCAGTCTGACCGGTGCGGAGGCGGACGAACTCGTCGACCTCTACCAGCGCACAGCCACACACCTGTCGCTGCTCCGGTCCAGCGCCCCGGATCCCTCGCTGACCGCCCGCCTCACACAGCTGGTGGCGCGGGCCCGTTCGACCGTGACGGGCACCCGGCGCGCTTCGTGGCGCGACGTCGCACGTTTTCTGACCGCGGGCTTTCCCGCCGCCGTCTACCGCTCGCGGCACTGGTGGGTGCCGACGGCCGTCCTCTCCACCCTCCTGGCAGCCGTCATCGGCTGGTGGATCGGCACGCATCCGGAGGTGCAGGCGGCGATCGGCGCACCGGAGGACCTCCGCAGCCTGACCCGGCCGGGCGGAGAGTACGAGACCTACTACTCCAGTCACCCCGCCGCCTCGTTCGCCGCCCAGGTCTGGACGAACAACGCCCAGGCCGCTGCGATGTGTCTGGTGCTGGGCGCCTTCCTCTGTGTTCCGGTGGTCTGGATCCTCTTCGTCAACGTCCTCAATCTCGGCGTGGGCATCGGCCTGATGTCGTCGGCCGGCCGCCTGGACACCTTCCTGGGGCTCGTCCTGCCGCACGGCCTGCTCGAGCTGACCGCTGTCTTCGTCGCGGCGGGGACCGGCCTCCGCCTCGGCTGGACCGTCGTCGACCCGGGACCCCGGACCCGGAGGGCGGCCCTGGCACAACAGGGCCGGGCCGCCATAGGCATGGCCATCGGCCTGGCACTGGTCCTGTTCGTCTCCGGGGTCATAGAAGGCTTCGTGACCCCGTCGGGCCTGCCCACCTGGGGAAGGATCACCATCGGTGTCGTTGCCGAACTGGTCTTCCTCGCGTACGTCTACGTACTGGGAGGGCGGGCGGCCCGGGCCGGCGAGACGGGCGACGTCGACGCGGCCGAACAGAGCGCCGAGCTGCCCTCCGCCGCCTGA